Proteins from a genomic interval of Salinarchaeum sp. Harcht-Bsk1:
- a CDS encoding PIN domain-containing protein: protein MKLVVDANVVISALIADSKTRELIVTLEPDLLTPAFVSEEIENYEELIVEKSGMGPDRVAQFIDLLFQYVEVVPAAEFYPAIERADDAIGETDPDDVLYLACAIARDAAIWSDDSDFDEQDVVETFSTSNVIDSFDTI from the coding sequence ATGAAGCTGGTCGTCGACGCCAACGTCGTCATCTCCGCACTCATCGCCGATTCGAAAACGCGGGAGCTCATTGTCACGCTCGAACCTGACCTGCTGACACCAGCGTTCGTCTCCGAAGAAATCGAGAACTACGAGGAGTTGATCGTCGAGAAGTCCGGGATGGGGCCGGACCGAGTGGCACAGTTTATCGACCTATTGTTCCAGTACGTCGAAGTCGTACCTGCTGCTGAGTTCTATCCGGCCATCGAGCGGGCAGATGACGCAATCGGCGAGACCGACCCCGACGACGTACTCTACCTAGCGTGTGCGATCGCCCGCGATGCGGCTATCTGGAGTGACGATTCCGACTTCGACGAACAGGACGTGGTCGAGACGTTCTCGACGAGCAATGTGATCGACTCGTTCGACACGATCTGA
- a CDS encoding tetratricopeptide repeat protein has protein sequence MTDREDHDYSEGQGLPESPEGFDLDPPELAVDPDQVDPVDSRVVADTLDERQIASENVDAESLLEVGLEYVRINRFEEATETFERAARYAEGESVEQEAWTNKGVAHAELEEYDAAIGAYREALSLDGTSDHEASAETNLAYALWESGQTAQALEHAERAVEADERFARGWYNRGFFLLERGLAEDAIDAFDNAQRLGMRSPELLEEKARALEEAGEYDRAEELADEAQELREQAEAEMIE, from the coding sequence ATGACAGACCGAGAGGATCACGACTATTCCGAGGGACAGGGCCTGCCGGAGTCTCCGGAGGGCTTCGACCTCGACCCGCCGGAACTCGCCGTGGATCCCGACCAGGTCGACCCCGTCGACTCCCGGGTCGTCGCCGACACGCTCGACGAGCGCCAGATCGCCAGCGAGAACGTCGACGCCGAGTCGCTGCTGGAGGTCGGCCTCGAGTACGTGCGGATCAACCGCTTCGAGGAGGCTACCGAGACGTTCGAACGGGCCGCCCGCTACGCCGAGGGCGAGTCCGTCGAGCAGGAGGCCTGGACGAACAAGGGCGTCGCCCACGCCGAACTCGAGGAGTACGACGCCGCGATCGGCGCCTACCGCGAGGCGCTCTCGCTCGACGGTACGTCCGATCACGAGGCGTCCGCGGAGACGAACCTCGCGTACGCGCTCTGGGAGTCCGGCCAGACCGCCCAGGCGCTGGAGCACGCCGAGCGCGCCGTCGAGGCCGACGAGCGCTTCGCCCGCGGCTGGTACAACCGCGGCTTCTTCCTGCTCGAGCGCGGGCTCGCCGAGGACGCCATCGACGCCTTCGACAACGCCCAGCGCCTTGGGATGCGGAGCCCCGAGCTGCTCGAGGAGAAGGCCCGCGCGCTCGAGGAGGCCGGCGAGTACGACCGTGCCGAGGAACTGGCCGACGAGGCCCAGGAGCTCCGCGAGCAGGCGGAGGCGGAGATGATCGAGTGA
- a CDS encoding DUF424 domain-containing protein, giving the protein MICNERSTKEGLLVAICDDDVLGESFEEGEISLTVTEEFYGDEAVPAEAALASLRRATVANLVGERAVGMAIEAGIVEEQNVLEVGGTRHAQVLSVR; this is encoded by the coding sequence ATGATCTGCAACGAGCGATCGACGAAGGAGGGGCTGCTCGTCGCGATCTGCGACGACGACGTGCTCGGCGAGTCCTTCGAGGAGGGCGAGATCTCGCTGACCGTGACCGAGGAGTTCTACGGCGACGAGGCCGTCCCCGCCGAGGCTGCGCTCGCGAGCCTCCGCCGTGCCACCGTCGCGAACCTCGTCGGCGAGCGCGCGGTCGGGATGGCGATCGAGGCCGGGATCGTCGAGGAGCAGAACGTTTTGGAGGTGGGCGGCACGCGCCACGCGCAGGTCCTGTCGGTCCGCTAA
- the coxB gene encoding cytochrome c oxidase subunit II, which translates to MAPDIAYPAAAVDLLLQSGYDGMTRVDVFSQIYLVFLALGTIVGTVVVTYTLYKVYKYRAGAGHDYDVGRPQLGELPTGADKGGRKLFLSFSLSAIIVISLIAWTYGLLLYVETGGAEVPEDGVEVEVVGDNFAWEFEYMDDETIPRDQLNDTVGVIGQQETAAALREARSDGSLSYSEALAARMDEASNDSVAASDVSTNVRAIGTFRIPVDREIHIDATSGDVWHNFGIPELRVKADAIPGEVSEQWFVAEEEGEYTAACYELCGSGHSGMNAQVIAMSNEDYQNWYQGQVIGIDTAIEQLEAGTYVQSASGSGNASASGSASGSAGGVGA; encoded by the coding sequence GTGGCACCAGACATCGCATACCCGGCTGCCGCCGTCGATCTGCTCCTCCAGAGCGGGTACGACGGCATGACGCGGGTCGACGTCTTCTCGCAGATCTACCTCGTCTTCCTCGCCCTGGGGACGATCGTCGGCACCGTCGTCGTCACGTACACGCTCTACAAGGTGTACAAGTATCGCGCCGGCGCCGGACACGACTACGACGTTGGGCGGCCCCAGCTCGGCGAACTGCCGACCGGGGCGGACAAGGGTGGTCGAAAACTGTTCCTCTCCTTCTCGCTGTCGGCGATCATCGTCATCTCGCTGATCGCCTGGACCTACGGCTTGCTCCTCTACGTGGAGACCGGCGGCGCCGAGGTCCCCGAGGACGGCGTCGAGGTCGAGGTCGTCGGGGACAACTTCGCCTGGGAGTTCGAGTACATGGACGACGAGACGATCCCCCGCGACCAGCTCAACGACACGGTCGGGGTGATCGGACAGCAGGAAACTGCGGCGGCGTTACGGGAGGCGAGATCCGACGGAAGCCTGTCCTACTCGGAGGCGCTCGCCGCACGCATGGACGAGGCCTCCAACGACTCCGTCGCTGCCTCGGACGTCTCGACGAACGTCCGGGCGATCGGGACGTTCCGGATCCCCGTCGATCGCGAGATTCACATCGACGCGACCTCGGGTGACGTCTGGCACAACTTCGGCATCCCCGAGCTTCGGGTCAAGGCCGACGCCATCCCCGGCGAGGTGTCCGAGCAGTGGTTCGTCGCCGAGGAGGAAGGGGAGTACACCGCTGCCTGTTACGAGCTGTGTGGCTCCGGCCACTCCGGAATGAACGCGCAGGTGATCGCAATGTCGAACGAGGACTATCAGAACTGGTATCAGGGACAGGTAATCGGGATCGATACGGCAATCGAGCAGCTCGAGGCTGGCACGTACGTGCAGTCCGCGAGCGGTTCCGGGAACGCCTCCGCGAGCGGTTCGGCGTCCGGTAGCGCTGGAGGTGTCGGCGCATGA
- a CDS encoding cbb3-type cytochrome c oxidase subunit I, which yields MSTETHDEGGHLPPMTSVRRWLVTTNHKDVGLLYLATSLFFLVLGGVLALLFRIQLWGSGGGFLSALNYNQAVTIHGLLMVFWFLSPFAFGFANYIVPLQIGAKDLAFPRLNALSYWLYLASGLIVAVSFFQGGAFAGGWTMYAPLNMPINTPTIGGTATVLGLTLFIMSTTIGTVNFLTTIHRGRAEGMGLWNLPMFTWSILLTVWMMLFAFAALLAALLLLSYDRVIAAGLGGAEAVHYFGPEASGSLLWAHLFWFFGHPEVYIVFFPALGVMFEVFQTFTGRRIVGRKWVILAMVLVAVQSFLVWMHHMFLSAINLEIKTLMMATTIGISLPFDLMVFSMIYTTVKGRVRFATPFLFVLGSLLLFILGGITGVFLGAVVLDYEFRGTYWVVAHFHYVMVAGVTALVGGLYYWWPKMTGKMYSEYLGKLHFAAYFIGFNLLYLPMFFAWETPRRVFIYPEELAIFQKMATVGAFVFGLSFLIMFYNFAKSYRHGAEAPDNPWEYSQTAEWAIDSPPTLENWKGRVSYASGSLEFVKPGSNDAGGSTSATAADGGTAATDGGAVVAAGQLDTVEQVDDSHEEPHPDHASMWPATIGLGMFVLFLGLSGLTTTSGVLYPALTGTGLLIFLGAALGFGLEEFDAPEANVAERWPFEGVGKNKLGVWFFLASDVIVFGAVIGAYLFSRIAYGWSEWHHGEVVPPFLWPGMVNTFVLLTSSFTVVLAMVYAERGNKKGLVASLGTTLLLGIVFLGIKAWEWSYEFSHGVYPWTDIWYTSYFVTTGMHALHVILGLMVAGFMFWRSTNGAYLDDDEPVELFGLYWHFVDIVWVFLFPMFYLM from the coding sequence ATGAGCACCGAGACGCACGACGAGGGCGGGCACCTCCCGCCGATGACCTCGGTCCGGCGCTGGCTCGTCACGACCAACCACAAGGACGTCGGGCTGCTCTATCTCGCCACCTCGCTGTTCTTCCTCGTGCTGGGCGGCGTCCTCGCACTGCTGTTCCGTATCCAGCTGTGGGGCTCCGGCGGAGGGTTCCTCAGCGCGCTCAACTACAACCAGGCGGTGACGATCCACGGCCTGCTGATGGTGTTCTGGTTCCTCTCGCCGTTCGCCTTCGGCTTCGCGAACTACATCGTACCGCTCCAGATCGGCGCGAAGGACCTTGCGTTCCCGCGGCTCAACGCCCTGAGCTACTGGCTCTACCTCGCGAGCGGCCTCATCGTCGCGGTGTCGTTCTTCCAGGGCGGTGCCTTCGCGGGCGGCTGGACGATGTACGCACCGCTCAACATGCCGATCAACACGCCGACCATCGGCGGGACGGCGACCGTCCTCGGACTCACGCTGTTCATCATGTCCACGACCATCGGGACGGTGAACTTCCTGACGACCATCCACCGCGGTCGCGCTGAGGGGATGGGACTCTGGAACCTCCCGATGTTCACCTGGTCGATCCTGCTGACCGTCTGGATGATGCTGTTCGCGTTCGCGGCGCTGCTGGCGGCGCTCCTCCTGCTGTCGTACGACCGCGTCATCGCAGCCGGACTCGGCGGCGCGGAGGCCGTCCACTACTTCGGTCCGGAGGCGAGCGGTTCGCTCCTCTGGGCACACCTCTTCTGGTTCTTCGGACACCCCGAGGTGTACATCGTCTTCTTCCCCGCCCTGGGCGTCATGTTCGAGGTCTTCCAGACGTTCACGGGGCGGCGGATCGTCGGCCGGAAGTGGGTCATTCTGGCGATGGTGCTCGTCGCCGTCCAGTCGTTCCTCGTCTGGATGCACCACATGTTCCTCTCCGCGATCAACCTCGAGATCAAGACCCTGATGATGGCGACGACCATCGGGATCTCGCTGCCGTTCGACCTGATGGTCTTCTCGATGATCTACACGACGGTCAAGGGGAGGGTGCGCTTCGCGACGCCGTTCCTGTTCGTGCTCGGCTCGCTCCTCCTGTTCATCCTCGGTGGGATCACGGGGGTCTTCCTCGGCGCCGTCGTGCTCGACTACGAGTTCCGGGGCACCTACTGGGTCGTCGCCCACTTCCACTACGTGATGGTGGCGGGCGTCACCGCGCTCGTCGGCGGCCTCTACTACTGGTGGCCGAAGATGACCGGGAAGATGTACTCGGAGTACCTCGGGAAGCTCCACTTCGCCGCGTACTTCATCGGGTTCAACCTGCTCTACCTCCCGATGTTCTTCGCCTGGGAGACGCCGCGACGCGTCTTCATCTACCCCGAGGAGCTGGCCATCTTCCAGAAGATGGCGACGGTGGGAGCGTTCGTGTTCGGACTCTCCTTCCTCATCATGTTCTACAACTTCGCGAAGAGCTACCGGCACGGCGCCGAGGCCCCCGACAACCCCTGGGAGTACTCCCAGACGGCCGAGTGGGCCATCGACTCGCCGCCCACCCTCGAGAACTGGAAGGGCCGCGTCAGCTACGCGAGTGGCTCCCTCGAGTTCGTCAAGCCCGGTTCCAACGACGCGGGCGGCAGCACCAGCGCGACGGCAGCGGACGGCGGCACCGCGGCGACCGACGGTGGTGCCGTGGTGGCAGCCGGCCAGCTCGACACCGTGGAGCAGGTCGACGACAGCCACGAGGAGCCCCATCCGGACCACGCCAGCATGTGGCCCGCGACGATCGGACTGGGGATGTTCGTGCTCTTCCTCGGCCTCTCCGGGCTCACGACCACCAGCGGCGTGCTCTACCCGGCGCTGACGGGGACCGGACTCCTCATCTTCCTCGGCGCCGCGCTCGGCTTCGGGCTCGAGGAGTTCGACGCGCCGGAAGCCAACGTGGCCGAACGCTGGCCGTTCGAGGGCGTCGGGAAGAACAAACTCGGCGTGTGGTTCTTCCTGGCGAGCGACGTGATCGTCTTCGGTGCCGTCATCGGCGCCTACCTCTTCAGCCGGATCGCCTACGGCTGGTCGGAGTGGCACCACGGTGAGGTCGTGCCGCCGTTCCTCTGGCCCGGCATGGTCAACACCTTCGTCCTGTTGACCTCCAGCTTCACGGTCGTACTGGCGATGGTGTACGCCGAACGGGGCAACAAGAAGGGGCTCGTGGCGTCGCTCGGGACGACGCTGCTGCTGGGCATCGTCTTCCTCGGCATCAAGGCGTGGGAGTGGTCCTACGAGTTCAGCCACGGCGTCTACCCGTGGACCGACATCTGGTACACGTCCTACTTCGTGACGACCGGGATGCACGCGCTGCACGTGATCCTCGGCCTGATGGTCGCCGGATTCATGTTCTGGCGCTCGACGAACGGGGCGTACCTGGACGACGACGAACCCGTGGAGCTGTTCGGGCTCTACTGGCACTTCGTCGACATCGTCTGGGTGTTCCTGTTCCCGATGTTCTACCTGATGTAG
- a CDS encoding DUF5820 family protein translates to MDDPPAGWEVWNEGEDGRLILAYRPDVFDGDAFPAACMPTLYCTRGRRNSRRPGPERDAAADWFVTLFLEPEVTVAEERFDRREDALDRLRTVAADFAEGAIDYRDSYQVPRDDYLDELDALTEWD, encoded by the coding sequence ATGGACGACCCGCCGGCGGGCTGGGAGGTCTGGAACGAGGGCGAGGACGGGCGATTGATCCTCGCCTACCGCCCGGACGTCTTCGACGGCGACGCGTTCCCCGCCGCGTGCATGCCGACGCTCTACTGCACGCGCGGCCGGCGAAACAGTCGACGGCCGGGCCCCGAACGCGACGCCGCGGCCGACTGGTTCGTCACGCTCTTTCTCGAACCCGAGGTCACCGTCGCGGAGGAGCGATTCGACCGACGCGAAGACGCCCTCGACCGTCTCCGGACCGTCGCGGCCGACTTCGCCGAGGGCGCGATCGACTATCGCGACAGCTATCAGGTTCCTCGCGACGACTACCTCGACGAACTCGACGCGCTGACGGAGTGGGACTGA
- a CDS encoding PrkA family serine protein kinase, with translation MSDGTETLAELSAEYQASIPEDLREPRSFEWYLETLETDPAVARAAHQRVADMFDYYGAEYDEDRGVVEYELASEDPLHDGEHTFYGRVVHEAIHEFVNKVKSGARGLGPERRILLLLGPVGSGKSAFDAQLRRYFEDYTMRDAGRMYTFRWTNLRDVIEDQDPADDTVRSPMQQDPLVLLPQAQRDTILEQVNEALDAPYTIRNEQNLDPESEFYMDELLAHYDDDLQSVLDNHVEVVRLVADENKRRALETFEPKDKKNQDETELTGDVNYSKIAVYGESDPRAFDYSGAFCNANRGIFSGEELLKLQREFLYDFLHATQEQTIKPRNNPRIDIDQVIVGRTNMPEYKDKKGDEKMEAFNDRTKRIDVPYVMAYEDEAEIYRKLLGNADVPDVHVEPHTLEMAGLFGVLTRIEEPDADTVDVLQKAKAYNGEGDALEDVDVKKLREEAQAAAAVGEGMEGVSPRFIGDEIAEAIMDSTHRGRDYLSPLTVFSFFEENLEHHGSIAEERFAEYYRYLERVREEYRERAIEDVRNALAYDVEEIQRQGEKYMDHVMAYIDDDTVEDDITGAESEPDETFLRAVEEKLDIPEDRKDDFRQEVSNWVSRRAREGEAFDPTDNERLRRALERKLWEDKKHNINFSALVSANDLDEDERTKWVDSLMDLGYSEEGAREVLEFAGAEVAKAELEDE, from the coding sequence ATGAGCGACGGCACGGAGACGCTCGCGGAACTCAGCGCCGAGTACCAGGCGTCGATCCCGGAGGACCTCCGCGAGCCGCGGTCCTTCGAGTGGTACCTCGAGACGCTCGAGACCGATCCCGCGGTCGCCCGTGCCGCCCACCAGCGGGTGGCCGACATGTTCGACTACTACGGCGCGGAGTACGACGAGGACCGCGGCGTCGTCGAGTACGAACTCGCGAGCGAGGATCCCCTCCACGACGGCGAGCACACGTTCTACGGTCGCGTCGTCCACGAAGCGATCCACGAGTTCGTCAACAAGGTCAAGTCCGGAGCCCGCGGGCTCGGCCCCGAGCGGCGTATCCTGCTCCTCCTGGGTCCCGTCGGCTCCGGGAAGTCCGCCTTCGACGCGCAACTCCGGCGCTACTTCGAGGACTACACGATGCGCGACGCGGGCCGGATGTACACCTTCCGGTGGACCAACCTCCGGGACGTGATCGAGGACCAGGACCCCGCCGACGACACCGTCCGGTCCCCGATGCAGCAGGATCCGCTGGTCCTCCTGCCACAGGCCCAGCGCGACACGATCCTCGAGCAGGTCAACGAGGCGCTCGACGCTCCCTACACCATCCGGAACGAGCAGAACCTCGACCCGGAGAGCGAGTTCTACATGGACGAACTCCTGGCCCACTACGACGACGACCTCCAGAGCGTGCTCGACAACCACGTCGAGGTCGTCCGGCTCGTCGCCGACGAGAACAAGCGTCGCGCCCTGGAGACCTTCGAGCCCAAGGACAAGAAGAACCAGGACGAGACGGAGCTCACCGGCGACGTCAACTACTCGAAGATCGCGGTCTACGGCGAGTCCGACCCGCGCGCCTTCGACTACTCCGGCGCGTTCTGTAACGCGAACCGCGGCATCTTCTCCGGGGAGGAGCTACTGAAGCTCCAGCGGGAGTTCCTCTACGACTTCCTGCACGCCACCCAGGAGCAGACGATCAAGCCCCGGAACAACCCCCGGATCGACATCGACCAGGTGATCGTCGGGCGGACGAACATGCCCGAGTACAAGGACAAGAAGGGCGACGAGAAGATGGAGGCGTTCAACGACCGCACCAAGCGGATCGACGTCCCCTACGTGATGGCCTACGAGGACGAGGCCGAGATCTACCGGAAACTGCTGGGCAACGCCGACGTCCCGGACGTCCACGTCGAACCCCACACGCTGGAGATGGCCGGCCTCTTCGGCGTCCTGACCCGGATCGAGGAGCCCGACGCCGACACCGTCGACGTCCTCCAGAAGGCCAAGGCCTACAACGGCGAGGGCGACGCCCTCGAGGACGTCGACGTCAAGAAGCTCCGCGAGGAGGCCCAGGCGGCCGCCGCCGTCGGCGAGGGGATGGAGGGCGTCTCGCCGCGGTTCATCGGCGACGAGATCGCCGAGGCGATCATGGACTCGACCCACCGCGGTCGGGACTACCTCTCGCCGCTGACCGTCTTCTCCTTCTTCGAGGAGAACCTCGAACACCACGGCTCGATCGCCGAGGAGCGCTTCGCCGAGTACTACCGCTACCTCGAGCGCGTTCGCGAGGAGTACCGCGAACGCGCCATCGAGGACGTCCGGAACGCGCTGGCCTACGACGTCGAGGAGATCCAGCGACAGGGCGAGAAGTACATGGACCACGTCATGGCGTACATCGACGACGACACCGTCGAGGACGACATCACGGGCGCAGAGAGCGAACCGGACGAGACCTTCCTTCGGGCGGTCGAGGAGAAACTCGACATCCCCGAAGACCGCAAGGACGACTTCCGCCAGGAGGTCAGCAACTGGGTCTCCCGTCGCGCTCGCGAGGGCGAGGCGTTCGACCCCACGGACAACGAACGCCTGCGCCGCGCCCTCGAACGGAAGCTCTGGGAGGACAAGAAGCACAACATCAACTTCTCCGCGCTGGTCAGCGCCAACGACCTCGACGAGGACGAGCGGACGAAGTGGGTCGACTCGCTGATGGACCTCGGCTACTCCGAGGAAGGGGCTCGCGAGGTCCTCGAGTTCGCCGGCGCGGAGGTGGCCAAGGCGGAACTGGAGGACGAATAA
- a CDS encoding PrkA family serine protein kinase, producing MSGEEYVDAADRSLAAAYEPPMDLAAYVDLVLEQPDLAGHAAKYLVDAIEAAGTRTVIERGEEFERYRFFDDPYNDGEHAILGNTATLNRLVDDLRSIAAGRGKHEKIVWIEGPTATGKSELKRCLVNGLREYSKTEAGRRYTIEWNVRGASDTRGLSYGGDEPADEDDWHESPVQTHPLSVFPEDVRDDIVAAINDRREGHVPIRVETELDPFSREAYEYLEEHYRRQGVEDLFSAITDPDHLRVKNYVVDVGQGIGILHAEDTGGPKERLVGSWMAGMLQELDSRGRKNPQAFSYDGVLAQGNGLVTIVEDAAQHADLLQKLLSVPDEGRVKLDKGIGMDLDTQLLVISNPDLEATLNQHAERADADPLKALKRRLDRHDFTYLTNVSLEAQLIRRELTGEHEVWTRTDATDRDERVRAPATLSVRTSGAIAPGDLDGAGSSEDHIGEGALAGADSVIAGSAGDGDDAGVRDVASVRDVELAPHAIEAAATFSVLTRLTDEETGSDLDLLEKALLYDRGYLTDGDERVGIDEFDVDGSRDGHHGVPVTFTRDVLAELLQADRDRHHPDLPVEDVVLPEDVLDAMVAGLETAPVFSPGERTEFESRVGPVREHVRERQTDDVIDAITAERSVDPEAVSEYVKHVYGWATGEPIENDRGERIQPDPLTMKVFEIESLGRFVEGDYTGNEASDEVAQFRQEKVVTALNRHAWEHRGEDFAVEAVDLTAIPVIADVLEGADWDDVRRRHEEFDPSQWADPPANTETAAVKERTIEHMVAEQGYSVASAELTSRRVMETVADDWEADQPGDHTGDEFPDRNGGA from the coding sequence ATGAGCGGCGAGGAGTACGTCGACGCCGCCGACCGCTCGCTCGCGGCGGCCTACGAGCCGCCGATGGACCTCGCGGCGTACGTCGACCTCGTGCTCGAACAGCCCGACCTCGCCGGGCACGCCGCGAAGTACCTCGTGGACGCAATCGAGGCCGCGGGCACGCGGACGGTCATCGAGCGCGGCGAGGAGTTCGAGCGCTACCGGTTCTTCGACGACCCCTACAACGACGGCGAGCACGCGATCCTCGGCAACACCGCGACGCTGAACCGGCTCGTCGACGACCTCCGGTCGATCGCGGCCGGCCGCGGCAAGCACGAGAAGATCGTCTGGATCGAAGGGCCGACGGCGACCGGCAAGTCCGAACTCAAGCGCTGTCTCGTCAACGGCCTGCGGGAGTATTCGAAGACTGAAGCCGGACGCCGGTACACGATCGAGTGGAACGTCCGTGGCGCCAGCGACACCCGCGGCCTCTCTTATGGCGGCGACGAACCCGCCGACGAGGACGACTGGCACGAGAGCCCGGTCCAGACCCACCCGCTCTCGGTGTTCCCGGAGGACGTCCGCGACGACATCGTGGCGGCGATCAACGACCGTCGCGAGGGCCACGTGCCGATCAGGGTCGAGACGGAACTCGATCCGTTCTCCCGTGAGGCCTACGAGTACCTCGAGGAGCACTACCGGCGACAGGGCGTCGAGGACCTGTTCTCGGCGATCACGGACCCGGACCACCTCCGGGTCAAGAACTACGTCGTCGACGTCGGGCAGGGCATCGGCATCCTCCACGCCGAGGACACCGGCGGGCCCAAAGAGCGCCTGGTCGGCTCCTGGATGGCCGGCATGCTCCAGGAACTGGACTCACGCGGGCGGAAGAACCCGCAGGCGTTCAGCTACGACGGCGTGCTGGCCCAGGGCAACGGACTGGTCACGATCGTGGAGGATGCCGCCCAGCACGCCGACCTGCTCCAGAAGCTGTTGTCGGTTCCCGACGAGGGCCGCGTGAAACTCGACAAGGGGATCGGCATGGACCTCGACACCCAGCTACTGGTCATCTCGAACCCCGACCTCGAGGCGACGCTGAACCAGCACGCCGAGCGCGCCGACGCCGACCCCCTGAAGGCGCTCAAGCGGCGGCTGGACCGCCACGACTTCACCTACCTGACGAACGTGTCGCTGGAGGCACAGCTCATCCGCCGGGAGCTCACCGGCGAGCACGAGGTCTGGACTCGCACCGACGCCACCGACCGCGACGAGCGGGTGCGCGCACCGGCGACGCTGTCGGTACGGACCTCCGGCGCTATCGCGCCGGGGGACCTCGACGGCGCCGGTAGCTCCGAGGACCACATCGGCGAGGGCGCGCTCGCCGGCGCCGATTCGGTCATCGCAGGGAGTGCCGGGGACGGGGACGACGCCGGCGTTCGCGACGTGGCGAGCGTCCGCGACGTCGAACTCGCTCCCCACGCCATCGAGGCCGCCGCGACGTTCAGCGTCCTCACGCGATTGACCGACGAGGAGACCGGCTCCGACCTCGACCTGCTGGAGAAGGCGCTGCTCTACGACCGCGGCTACCTGACCGACGGCGACGAGCGGGTCGGGATCGACGAGTTCGACGTCGACGGGTCGCGGGACGGCCACCACGGCGTCCCCGTCACCTTCACGCGGGACGTGCTCGCGGAGCTGTTGCAGGCGGACCGCGACCGGCACCACCCCGACCTTCCCGTCGAGGACGTCGTCCTGCCCGAGGACGTGCTCGACGCGATGGTCGCGGGGCTGGAGACCGCGCCCGTGTTCTCGCCCGGCGAGCGCACGGAGTTCGAGTCTCGCGTGGGCCCGGTTCGCGAGCACGTCCGGGAGCGCCAGACCGACGACGTGATCGACGCGATCACCGCCGAGCGATCCGTCGATCCCGAGGCCGTCTCGGAGTACGTCAAGCACGTCTACGGCTGGGCAACCGGCGAGCCGATCGAGAACGACCGCGGCGAGCGCATCCAGCCCGACCCGCTGACGATGAAGGTCTTCGAGATCGAGTCGCTGGGGCGCTTCGTCGAGGGCGATTATACCGGCAACGAGGCCAGCGACGAGGTCGCGCAGTTCCGCCAGGAGAAGGTCGTCACGGCCCTCAACCGTCACGCATGGGAGCACCGCGGCGAGGACTTCGCCGTCGAGGCGGTCGACCTCACCGCGATCCCGGTGATCGCGGACGTGCTCGAGGGCGCCGACTGGGACGACGTCAGACGTCGCCACGAGGAGTTCGACCCGAGCCAGTGGGCCGACCCGCCGGCCAACACCGAGACGGCGGCGGTGAAAGAGCGCACGATCGAGCACATGGTCGCCGAGCAGGGCTACTCCGTGGCCTCGGCGGAGCTGACCAGCCGACGCGTCATGGAGACGGTCGCCGACGACTGGGAGGCCGACCAGCCCGGTGACCACACCGGCGACGAGTTCCCGGACCGCAACGGAGGTGCCTGA